From a single Oreochromis niloticus isolate F11D_XX linkage group LG4, O_niloticus_UMD_NMBU, whole genome shotgun sequence genomic region:
- the med15 gene encoding LOW QUALITY PROTEIN: mediator of RNA polymerase II transcription subunit 15 (The sequence of the model RefSeq protein was modified relative to this genomic sequence to represent the inferred CDS: inserted 2 bases in 2 codons) — protein MHQSRLQLMQLQQHAQAQAQAQAQAQAQAQAQAQAQAQAQAQAQAQSIQQMVQQQQQQVQAQTQPVQMPPHSQQQQQQQQQSGMVPQSLTGQIPSQHVSLNQQQQQQRLQAFQARAALQQQQQQAAQQAQQAAAQAQLNAAAAAATVPGQLVRPGMQIPARLPRAPLNPIPPQNATTAAAGVVGVQAMTPQQMSSPSPVQVPTPQSMPPPPQPSPQPPTSQPNSASSGPTPSPGGFQPSPSPQPSPSPANSRTPQNYGVPSPGPLSTPVNPNSVMSPAGPTSLEDQQYMEKLKQLSKYIEPLRRMINKIDKNEDRKKDLSKMKSLLNILTDPSTRCPLKTLQKCEIALEKLKNDMAVPTPPPRPXATNKQYLCQPLLDAVMANIRSPVFNHSLYRSFXPAMSAIHGPPIMGPNISGRKRKHEEDERQTIPNILQGEVARLDVKFLVNLDPSYCSNNGTVHLICKLDDKNLPSVPPLQLSVPADYPDQSPHWADDGEQYGANSFLQTVHRNMTSKLLQLPDKHSVTELLNTWARSVQQACLSAA, from the exons ATGCACCAGTCCAGGCTGCAGCTTATGCAGCTCCAGCAGCACGCTCAGGCTCAGGCCCAGGCCCAGGCCCAGGCTCAGGCCCAGGCCCAGGCCCAGGCCCAAGCCCAGGCCCAGGCCCAGGCCCAGGCCCAGGCCCAGTCCATCCAGCAGatggtgcagcagcagcagcagcaggtccaGGCTCAGACGCAGCCAGTTCAGATGCCTCCTCactcccagcagcagcagcagcagcagcagcagtcggGCATGGTGCCTCAGTCTCTGACCGGACAGATCCCATCCCAGCACGTCTCTctgaaccagcagcagcagcagcagaggctgCAGGCCTTCCAG GCCCGTGCAgccttgcagcagcagcagcagcaggcagcgCAGCAAGCTCAGCAGGCCGCAGCGCAAGCACAGCTCAACGCAGCTGCCGCTGCAGCCACCGTGCCTGGACAG CTGGTTCGTCCTGGGATGCAGATTCCAGCCCGCCTACCTCGAGCACCTCTGAACCCCATCCCTCCTCAAAACGCCACCactgctgcagctggcgtggtgGGAGTGCAGGCCATGACACCGCAG CAGATGTCATCGCCCTCACCGGTGCAGGTCCCGACTCCTCAGTCGATGCCGCCTCCTCCGCAGCCGTCACCCCAACCCCCGACCTCACAGCCCAACTCAGCCAG CTCCGGTCCCACTCCGTCTCCGGGGGGTTTCCAGCCGAGCCCGTCTCCTCAGCCCTCGCCGAGCCCCGCCAACTCCAGAACCCCCCAGAACTACGGCGTGCCCTCCCCCGGGCCACTCAGTACTCCAG TGAACCCGAACTCGGTGATGAGTCCGGCGGGGCCCACGTCTCTGGAGGACCAGCAGTACATGGAGAAGCTCAAACAGCTCTCCAAGTACATCGAGCCGCTGCGCCGCATGATCAACAAGATCGACAAAAACGAAG aCAGGAAGAAGGACCTGAGTAAGATGAAGAGCTTGCTGAACATCCTGACCGACCCCAGCACCAG GTGTCCCCTGAAGACGCTGCAGAAATGTGAGATCGCTTTGGAGAAGCTGAAGAACGACATGGCGGTG CCAACGCCCCCTCCCCGCC TGGCCACCAACAAACAGTACCTGTGTCAGCCGCTGCTGGACGCCGTCATGGCCAACATCCGCTCGCCCGTCTTCAACCACTCTCTCTACCGATCCT GCCCCGCCATGAGTGCCATCCACGGGCCACCCATCAT GGGCCCGAACATCTCCGGGCGCAAGAGGAAGCACGAAGAGGACGAGCGGCAGACGATCCCCAACATCCTGCAGGGCGAGGTGGCACGCCTCGACGTCAAGTTCCTCGTCAACCTCGACCCCTCGTACTGCAGCAACAACGGCACCGTGCACCTCATCTGCAAGCTGG ACGATAAAAACCTTCCCAGCGTTCCTCCGCTGCAGCTCAGTGTTCCCGCTGATTATCCCGACCAGAGTCCGCACTGGGCCGACGACGGAGAGCAGTACG gtgcgAACAGCTTCCTTCAGACGGTTCACAGGAACATGACGTCCAAACTGCTGCAGCTGCCCGACAAACACTCGGTGACCGAGCTGCTCAACACCTGGGCTCGCAGCGTCCAGCAGGCCTGCCTGTCTGCGGCCTGA